CCTGCACCTGTGCTGCGGCATGGTGCGGCAACGGCTCGGCGCCGCGCTCCGGATCGCGCTTGCCCGCCAGATCGAAGAGATACGCCCGCTCAGCGCGCGACAGCCGCAACGCGCCGGCGACCGCGGCCAACGCACCCGCCGAAATCGACACTTCCCGCGCTTGCTCGATCCAGGTGTACCAGGTCGACGACAGCCCGCACAACTGCGCGACCTCTTCTCGCCTCAGTCCCGGCGTGCGACGTCGCCCGAGCAACGGCAGTCCGACCGCCGCAGGCGTCAGCCGCTCGCGATGCGCGCGCAGAAAGTCGCCCAGCGCGCGACGTTGGCGTGCATCATCGCCATGGGGAGCTGGCTCGCCCGACGCAGCGCCGGGACGAGGAACGGGAGTCGAATTGGGGGTAGTTTTCATACCAGGATAAATAGGTAACTTGTACCGGTATTAACGAACCATTATCGTGAGTCCCATCGATGTCGTGCAAGCCCTCGTGCGAAACATCGCCAAAGCCGACACGCCCCGCCCCACAGACCAAGGAGACTCGCCGTGAGCGATACCCCGCAATCCCACGCCGCCGCCGCGGCACCCGACGCCCATCAAGCTCACAATGCCGTTGTCACGGGCCAGTTCGGCCCTCAGGCGTCCGCCTACCTGACGAGCGCCAATCACGCTCAAGGTGCCGATCTGGAGCAACTCGCCGCGATGGCGCGCGCGCATCCCGACGCACAGGTGCTGGATCTGGGCTGCGGTGCGGGTCATGTGAGTTTCTTCACCGCGCCACACGTCGCGCGCGTGGTGGCCTACGACCTGTCGGCCGACATGCTCGGCGTGGTCGCGGCGGAAGCCGCAAAGCGCGGGCTGACGAACGTCGACACTCAACTCGGCGCGGCCGAATCGCTGCCGTTTGCCGACGCCAGTTTCGATCTCGTCTTCAGCCGCTACAGCGCCCATCACTGGGCCGACGTGGGCGCCGCGCTGCGCGAAATGCGCCGCGTGCTCAAGCCGGGCGGACGCGTGGCGATCTGCGACGTCGCCTCGACCGGCCAGCCGTTGTTCGACACGTACCTGCAAGCGGTGGAAGTGCTGCGCGACACCTCGCATGTGCGCGACTATGCGGCGAGCGAATGGATGACGATGGCGGCGGGCGCAGGCTTTTCGGTGGCATCGCTCACGCCCCGCACGCTCGATCTCGACTTCAAGACCTGGACGACTCGCATGCGCACACCAGCGTCCATGCAAGTCGCCATTCGCGCTTTGCAAACAGCGATGGCCGACGATGTGCGCCGTCACTTCAAGATTCAGGACGACGGCTCGTTCACGCTCGACACGCTCACGCTGGAACTCGTTGTCGGTTGAGCGCGTTGCCTTCCCGAATGCCGCCGGGGCATCCCCCGACATGGGCATCACACCCACGTCGGGCCCCCTGATCGTCTCGCGTCACTTTCGTTCTGCTTTGTTGACACCAATCCCATGGGATGGGCCCCGGGAAGACAACGTCCCCGGCGCAAACACGGGCGCGATCTGCCCTGAGACGTATTTCATTGCAACCCGCGCCGCCACCGATGGTGCGAAAAGCGCGCCGGGCGACTCGACCATATGCATGACGCGCAAAAACCGGCGGTAAATCGCCGCGTCGTCCACCGCCAGCCCAAGCAGTAATTCCACGTAACGTTGCATGAGCCGCGCTCGCCAGTGCGCTGCCCCCTTCTGCCTCGTCAGACGCAAATCGACGCCAGTCGAGAACGTCCATGCATGCCGTGCAACCTGCGCCAGTCCACGTTGCAACGTCAGACTCCCGGGCGCAGCATCAGCGCTGCGAAGTACGTACAGATGGGCGTCGAGGGCCACCGCACTGAGCGCGGCCACGGTCATGCCCTGCCCATAGACCGGGTTGAAACAGCAAGCGGCATCGCCCAACACCACGAACCCCTCGGGCCAGCGCTTCATCTCGCTGAAGTGCCTCACCCGGTTCTCGGTCTGACGAAAACGGCGAATCGGCGATACCGGCTCGGCGCTGGCCATCGCGTCGTGAAGTGTCGGCGCTCGCAGACTGCGGGCAAATGCCATGAAACCGTCTTCGTCGCCGGGAGGATAATCGCCGCCCACGCCCGTCAAGGTCACAATCCAGCGATTGCCCTCAATGGGGAAAAGCGTGCCGCTGCGCGGACAGTCCGGCGCACGGCCATGCACCACCAATGCCTGCCAATCTCGCCATGGCGAACGCTTCGGCACCGCGAAGAGGCGACTCGAATAGCCAACGCGGGCGTCGACAACCGTCTCTCGCGGCGTGTCGAAGCCAGCGGCTTTCAGCCACGATGGCGCGCGCGAATTGCGGCCGCTGGCGTCAACGACGAACGCGGCCGGCAACATCGAAACACTGCCGGCCTCCTCCGCCAATCCACCGCAACGTCGCCGAATCGTCACCCCGCAAACATGCGTTTGCGTTGCGTCGACGCTCAGCCCCGTGACCTCGCACCCTGGCATGACAGTGATACGCCGCTCGCCGAGCACACGTTGTCGCACCGCGAACTCAAGCAGGTCGCGGCTCGTCGACCAGGTGACGAAACCCTCGCCTGCGGGTGGCATCCAGCCCGCTGCCGAAAACCAGCGCACCGACCGGTACCAGTCGAGCTGCACCGCGCCGGCATCCAGCAACGCCTGACCCAGATCGGGAAAGAGTGCCTCGAGCGTGCGACGTCCACGCATGAGCAACTGATGTACGAATTGCCCTTGCGGTACGCCGGCCCGTGAAGCCGGCGTATCCGTGAGCTCGTCTCGTTCGAGAAGACAGACCTCTTCGAAATGCCCGGTCAGCATGTGGGCCGCAAGCAGCCCTGCCATGCCTGCCCCGATCACAATCGCCCGCGACGCGGCGGGTGCTGCCGGCCCCGGCATGACAAACGCAGACGTCGTTGAAGTCATGGCTTGCCTCACTATCGAAACCAGCGGTTCAATCCGCTCAGCGACGCCGGCACGTCGATCTGATGGGCAATCTGCCGGTGAAATGCCGGGAGCCGGCTCCAATGCAGCCCCGGACGCACATGGTGCGCAAGGTGATATCCATTGTTGAAAAACACGAGATTGAGCCAGGTGTTGGCCTTCGTGTGCGACGCCTTGAAGGGATCGCTCGAGTACAGATCGATATGGTCGTCATACGTCATGTGGATGAAGTTCACCCAGACCAGCACGATCGGTACGACAAAGAAGATGAGCGCATTACGCGGATCGTGAAGGAGCAAGCCGATCAGCACCGCATAGCTGGTTGCCACCTGCCAGAGACAGCGCCGGCGCAAACGCCGGGAAGTGCGCCCGATACGCAGCACGTGATAGTTGTACGTAAAAAAATAATGCGCGATGTACGCAAGTCTCGACATCCGGCGGCCGCCGGCGTCTATCCAGCGCGACGGGTCACGTTCCGGCTCGGTGTAATGCAGATGATGGCCGCGGCTATGATGCAGACGGAATTTCGCGGCGTACATGCCGGTTTGCAGCCACATGACCAATTCGATGAACCGGTTGCCCCAGGCGCTGGAGAACATCCCCACATGCGATTGGTTATGCACCGCAGTGGAGACCGCGATCTGGGGCAATAAGAGCAGTGCGGCCCATGCGACGGCCGTTCCCGGCGCACGCGCGAAAAGGTAGCCGGCGAACTGCGCGACCGCCGTCCCCGCCACCAGGGCAAGCGGGGCCAGATCCTCCTGATAATGCAGCCCTAACCAACGGGCGAGATGTCTCATGATGCCTCCTTGCAAAGCACGATCCCGAGCGGCAGGCGCGCCTCAATGAACCTCGCCAGTCGACATGTTGCGGCGCAGCCGGGCAAGCAGCGCAGGCGAAGAAAAGCTCCAGCGTGCATTCATCGTGCCCAGCGGACGGTCGAACTGCAGCCACTGACTCTCGCAAGCCAGCGCAGACAGGTGCTCGTGCCGATAAGTCTTGGCGACGATCACGAATCGCACCGACAGCGGAGCGCGCAATTCGGCAAAGTGCTCGAACACAACGTCCAACGAATTGAGCACGAAGGCCAGATCGTGTGAAACCTCATAGAAACGATGGGAAATAGCGGTCCCGACTTGTCGGGTCGCTTCGATGAGCATCAGACCTGGCACATGGTCCAGCGGATGCTCGAAGAAGAAGACGTGGTTCGGGTCGATGTGAAGCGTGGCGATAAAGCAGTCGTGGCCGTCTGGCGTGGCGTCGGCGCGCGTGATCGACGCAACGAAGACATTCGCCGGGTCCGTCTTGTGGACCAGTGTCTGATCCAGCTTACCGTTCATCGTGAGGGCTTCGGCACCGGTGCCGTCGGGCAGTACGGTCACGCGGCTCGTCAGGGGGGGCTGAAGGTTCATGGCGACTCCATTCAGAGGATTGCGGGGACGAAGACCCGTCGTCGCGGCTCGCGGCGACGCGCTGGAAAGTGAGTCACCTGAAGTTATGTCGACGCGTAGTCGCTGTACCCGACGTCGCGCGAGCGGCGTCTGCCACGTTCGCGAGCGCCATGGACAATGCGAGCCACGGCTTCCTGCGCCGAAAGCACACAAGCCTCGATCGATGCGCCGCGCAAATAATCGCCGGCGAACGACAGGCCGTCGATGGTGTGCCGGTGGTCATCGAGCAACGCCCTCAATCGATAATGATGTGGTGCGTATGCGCAAAGGCCGGGATCGAACAGGTGGGCAACGGCGTCGCGCCGATCTGCGCGTGCCACCGGAATATATTGACGAAGGGCTGCCTCGGCGAGATCGAGCAGCGCCCGGGCTTGCGCGCCATCGACATCGCCGCCGAGCCCGACACGTTCGATCAGTTCGCGGGCCTTGCGGCCACTGAACGTATAACGCACCGTGTCCAATCTATCGACGCCATAGGCGCCGGCATTGCTCAGCACCTGGTCCGGACCAAAAGACAGGCCACGGACCTGCGCCGAGAATATTGGCCGGCGATACGCGGCGACAACCACCAACACCGGGTAGTAGCGAATCCCGTCGAGTGCCGCCGCGAGTCCGGCATCGTGTTCGCGCAGCAGGTCGGCACTCACGCTTGCGGGCGTCGCGAGCACCACGTGGTCGTATTCCAGATCGCGCGTGCTACCGTCCGCATGACGTACCGACACGCCCCGTACCCGACCGTCGCGGACCACGATACGCTCGACGCGAACATCGCAACGAACCTGCATCGAAGCCGCCGCCGCGTCCACGAAGGTCTCCATGCCGTCCCGGAGCTGGTCATAGGTATCGAGCCACATGCCCAAATGGGTGCCGAAGTTGCCAAGGTGAATTTCGTCGGGCTCCGCGCCGTTCATTCGCACCGACATGGCCCGCACAACGGCGCGACAGAATGCAGGACTGAAATAGGCGTCGAGTGGCGAATCGTCGGTGCGTCGGGCCAGCCTTGCAAACGATGGGCCGTCGAGAAACCGATTTCGTGCGTCGAACCATACCCGCAGGCAAAGTCCGCCCAGACGCAAGGCGTCTGCCGTGGGACAGCCTCGCAGGTAGGCAAAGGTGCTGCCTAGCCGACGCGTGCTGTCCAACGTGACAATCCGCCCGTCGCGCACGCGCGACGTGTTGATGCCGAAGGGTTCGAATCCAAATGGACCGAGCTCGCGAGCGAGCGCACGAAATCGCTCGTAGTGCCGACCGATGTTCTTGCCGCCAAGATCGATCCTGCCCCCGTCGAGCGTGGCGCCGCATATTCGGCCGCCCAGCGTCGCTCGACGTTCGATCAGCTCAGCGGGAATTCCGGCCTTGCGCAGATAATGCGCGGTCGCGATTCCGGAGATGCCGCCACCAACGACGGCGCATGCCGCAGTGGTTGTCATCGTAGAGCCCCCCGCATGTTCATCGGACATGCTTCAAGTGTCGAGACAATGACACTTGAATGTCACGACATCCTAAGCATAGTCAAACGAAACCATCCGCCTGTATCTCTTAGCGGGGTAACTCATAGTGCTCAATCGCGAGCATCGGAGCCCGCTCATTTTTTGCCAGCGCGGTTGCCATTGCTTAGGATGACGAACTTTACGATGTCGTCGGGCAAGCGTGCTTTGTCGAAAAACAAGAAGGGCCGGGTTCTGCCATATGCAGAACCCGGCCCTCGGCACATCGACGTTGTGCACGAACCTTATGTCTTCAGGGCTTCTCCTCGCTTCGCACGCGACCGACGCGGTTACTGCACGCGCGTCGGTCCATCGCTATCGTTGGCACCGCTGATCTCGGCGGCGCCAGCGAGCAACGCCACATAGTGACGTAACGCGCGCGCTCGCGCCTGGTCATACAACTGCGCCGCAATGCGATCGGCCACCCGCTCGAAAGGTGGCATGCGCCCTTTCATCCGACGCTCGATACGCACGACGTGAAAGCCGTAGCGTGTGTTCACGAGCCTTGGCAATACCCCCAGCCGATCCCCGCAGAACAGCACCAGCTCGAACTCCGGCGCGCCGCTACCGCGGGCGAGCATACCCAGACTTCCTCCTGTGCGTCCCGATGGACAATCCGACATCGATTGCGCCACCGACTCGAACGAGGCCGGCTCGGCGAGCACCGCGTCCAGGGCGGACTGTGCGCGCGACAACGTGCTGGACAGGGGCACGCCGGCCGACAGCGCAAACAGAATATGACTCGCCTGCACCTTGTCGCCAACGCGGAACTGCCCGGCATGCTCATGGAAATAAGCCCGACATTCGGCTTCGGTCGGACGGCGCACCTGTACGTCACGCGTGAACAGCGCGTCGACGATGGCGTCGTCGCTCGCGCTTTCGTCATCGGTATCGGCCAGCAGCCGCAAGTCCCGCGCGCGCTGACGCAATAACTCCCGGCTGACGAGCGCACGCTGAGCCGCCGCCTCCGGATCGGCCGCGTCTCGATGCAGATCGATCTCATCGGCGACGCGGCGTGCGTCGATGACAATCCCGTTGACACTCAAAGACATGACGGACTCCCACGAAAACGTTCACTGCCACCGGCCACGTGCGCTCGCCGGCACGCACTTCGGCGTGCCGATCGCCTGTCGTCAGAATTCGTTCTGAATTCGACGGTAGGCGCGGGCGAGTTGCACATTCGTGCGGCTCACCGATTCGGAGAACTCGCGCGCATCGACGGTGACTTTCGGAATGGTCGCGAGATCGGTCTCGCGGCTGATGTGTGTGGTCGAGGGAATGTAGAAATTCTCGGGAATGTCGCGCCCGTCGACCACACTGTTGTGCCGCACTACCACGCCGTCGTGCACGACGCAGTTGAACAGCACCGAATTGAAACCGATGAAGACGTTGTTGCCGATGACACAGGGCCCGTGCACGATGGAGCGATGGGCAATCGATGTGTTCTCGCCAATGGAAACGCGTGCGCCGTCTTTCGAGTGGATCACGACCCCGTCCTGGATATTGGAGTTGGCGCCGATCACAATCGGCTCCATCTTGCCGTTCTCATCGACTTCATCGGCACGCAATACGGCATAAGGTCCGATGAAGACGTTCTCGCCGACGATAATCTGGCCGCACAAAATGGCCGTGGGATCGACGAACGAGGTCTCGTGCACCACGGGGTAGTCCCCGCGCGGATTCTTTCGCAACATTCTCAGGTAACTCCAGACCGCTCGCTCGTACGCCGGGTTGCGACAGGGCGTCGCGCGTCCTGCACGACACACGCTGCCTGAGCTGACCACGTCGGATACGCCCTGTGGGCGAGCGGGGGAAAGGGAACAC
This window of the Pandoraea fibrosis genome carries:
- a CDS encoding class I SAM-dependent methyltransferase, which encodes MSDTPQSHAAAAAPDAHQAHNAVVTGQFGPQASAYLTSANHAQGADLEQLAAMARAHPDAQVLDLGCGAGHVSFFTAPHVARVVAYDLSADMLGVVAAEAAKRGLTNVDTQLGAAESLPFADASFDLVFSRYSAHHWADVGAALREMRRVLKPGGRVAICDVASTGQPLFDTYLQAVEVLRDTSHVRDYAASEWMTMAAGAGFSVASLTPRTLDLDFKTWTTRMRTPASMQVAIRALQTAMADDVRRHFKIQDDGSFTLDTLTLELVVG
- a CDS encoding NAD(P)/FAD-dependent oxidoreductase, whose product is MTSTTSAFVMPGPAAPAASRAIVIGAGMAGLLAAHMLTGHFEEVCLLERDELTDTPASRAGVPQGQFVHQLLMRGRRTLEALFPDLGQALLDAGAVQLDWYRSVRWFSAAGWMPPAGEGFVTWSTSRDLLEFAVRQRVLGERRITVMPGCEVTGLSVDATQTHVCGVTIRRRCGGLAEEAGSVSMLPAAFVVDASGRNSRAPSWLKAAGFDTPRETVVDARVGYSSRLFAVPKRSPWRDWQALVVHGRAPDCPRSGTLFPIEGNRWIVTLTGVGGDYPPGDEDGFMAFARSLRAPTLHDAMASAEPVSPIRRFRQTENRVRHFSEMKRWPEGFVVLGDAACCFNPVYGQGMTVAALSAVALDAHLYVLRSADAAPGSLTLQRGLAQVARHAWTFSTGVDLRLTRQKGAAHWRARLMQRYVELLLGLAVDDAAIYRRFLRVMHMVESPGALFAPSVAARVAMKYVSGQIAPVFAPGTLSSRGPSHGIGVNKAERK
- a CDS encoding fatty acid desaturase, producing the protein MRHLARWLGLHYQEDLAPLALVAGTAVAQFAGYLFARAPGTAVAWAALLLLPQIAVSTAVHNQSHVGMFSSAWGNRFIELVMWLQTGMYAAKFRLHHSRGHHLHYTEPERDPSRWIDAGGRRMSRLAYIAHYFFTYNYHVLRIGRTSRRLRRRCLWQVATSYAVLIGLLLHDPRNALIFFVVPIVLVWVNFIHMTYDDHIDLYSSDPFKASHTKANTWLNLVFFNNGYHLAHHVRPGLHWSRLPAFHRQIAHQIDVPASLSGLNRWFR
- a CDS encoding AfsA-related hotdog domain-containing protein, which translates into the protein MNLQPPLTSRVTVLPDGTGAEALTMNGKLDQTLVHKTDPANVFVASITRADATPDGHDCFIATLHIDPNHVFFFEHPLDHVPGLMLIEATRQVGTAISHRFYEVSHDLAFVLNSLDVVFEHFAELRAPLSVRFVIVAKTYRHEHLSALACESQWLQFDRPLGTMNARWSFSSPALLARLRRNMSTGEVH
- a CDS encoding protoporphyrinogen/coproporphyrinogen oxidase, producing MTTTAACAVVGGGISGIATAHYLRKAGIPAELIERRATLGGRICGATLDGGRIDLGGKNIGRHYERFRALARELGPFGFEPFGINTSRVRDGRIVTLDSTRRLGSTFAYLRGCPTADALRLGGLCLRVWFDARNRFLDGPSFARLARRTDDSPLDAYFSPAFCRAVVRAMSVRMNGAEPDEIHLGNFGTHLGMWLDTYDQLRDGMETFVDAAAASMQVRCDVRVERIVVRDGRVRGVSVRHADGSTRDLEYDHVVLATPASVSADLLREHDAGLAAALDGIRYYPVLVVVAAYRRPIFSAQVRGLSFGPDQVLSNAGAYGVDRLDTVRYTFSGRKARELIERVGLGGDVDGAQARALLDLAEAALRQYIPVARADRRDAVAHLFDPGLCAYAPHHYRLRALLDDHRHTIDGLSFAGDYLRGASIEACVLSAQEAVARIVHGARERGRRRSRDVGYSDYAST
- a CDS encoding peptidylprolyl isomerase, yielding MSLSVNGIVIDARRVADEIDLHRDAADPEAAAQRALVSRELLRQRARDLRLLADTDDESASDDAIVDALFTRDVQVRRPTEAECRAYFHEHAGQFRVGDKVQASHILFALSAGVPLSSTLSRAQSALDAVLAEPASFESVAQSMSDCPSGRTGGSLGMLARGSGAPEFELVLFCGDRLGVLPRLVNTRYGFHVVRIERRMKGRMPPFERVADRIAAQLYDQARARALRHYVALLAGAAEISGANDSDGPTRVQ
- a CDS encoding gamma carbonic anhydrase family protein; this translates as MLRKNPRGDYPVVHETSFVDPTAILCGQIIVGENVFIGPYAVLRADEVDENGKMEPIVIGANSNIQDGVVIHSKDGARVSIGENTSIAHRSIVHGPCVIGNNVFIGFNSVLFNCVVHDGVVVRHNSVVDGRDIPENFYIPSTTHISRETDLATIPKVTVDAREFSESVSRTNVQLARAYRRIQNEF